One window from the genome of Saccharomyces mikatae IFO 1815 strain IFO1815 genome assembly, chromosome: 2 encodes:
- the RIB5 gene encoding riboflavin synthase (similar to Saccharomyces cerevisiae RIB5 (YBR256C); ancestral locus Anc_7.181), translated as MFTGIVECIGTVLEYNPYDDSESGGQGISITIGNAESILSDCHIGDSIAVNGVCLTVTEFDNGSFKVGISPETVKRSNVASWIQGAKVNLERAVSQDVRFGGHYVQGHVDTVANIVSREPEGNSIIFGFQLRDQEYFKYIVEKGFICIDGTSLTVTKVNELSNGGAFHISMIKHTQDNVIMPLKSIGDEVNIEVDLTGKIIEKQILLTLENQISKEDSTLNTMITNIIEEKVKNFLDK; from the coding sequence atGTTCACTGGTATTGTAGAATGCATAGGAACTGTTTTAGAATACAATCCGTATGATGATTCCGAAAGTGGAGGCCAAGGTATTTCTATAACTATCGGAAATGCCGAAAGTATTCTTTCTGATTGTCACATCGGGGATTCAATAGCTGTGAACGGGGTTTGCCTCACTGTTACTGAGTTTGACAACGGTTCTTTTAAAGTGGGAATATCACCAGAGACTGTAAAACGAAGTAATGTCGCTTCCTGGATTCAGGGCGCCAAAGTCAACTTGGAGAGAGCAGTATCTCAAGATGTGAGATTTGGCGGCCATTATGTACAGGGACACGTGGACACTGTTGCTAACATTGTCTCAAGGGAACCTGAAGGAAATTCAATTATCTTTGGGTTTCAGTTAAGAGATCAGGAGTATTTTAAGTACATTGTTGAGAAAGGGTTCATTTGTATAGACGGGACCTCCTTGACCGTAACGAAAGTTAATGAACTTTCTAACGGCGGTGCTTTTCATATCAGTATGATCAAACATACCCAAGACAATGTTATTATGCCTTTGAAGAGTATTGGCGACGAAGTTAACATTGAAGTAGACTTAACTGGGAAGATTATTGAGAAGCAGATCTTACTAACTCTCGAAAATCAAATATCAAAGGAAGACAGCACCCTGAATACCATGATTACAAATATCATTGAAGAGAAAgttaaaaattttttagataaataa
- the TRS20 gene encoding TRAPP subunit TRS20 (similar to Saccharomyces cerevisiae TRS20 (YBR254C); ancestral locus Anc_7.176) — protein sequence MPQYFAIIGKKDNPVYEIEFTNAENPQGFPQDLKELNPFILHASLDIVEDLQWQINPASQVGGNSGNVSNGGGGGFLRSRTVNNTDNCYLGKVDHFYGLAITAYISYGGMKFVMIHGNSANNSVVIDDNNIKSFYQEVHELYVKTLMNPFYKITDPITSPAFDSRVRTLARKHLSK from the coding sequence ATGCCTCAGTATTTCGCCATTATTGGTAAAAAGGACAATCCTGTTTATGAGATAGAGTTCACCAACGCAGAAAATCCACAGGGCTTCCCTCAGGacttgaaagaattaaatCCATTCATACTACATGCGTCACTAGATATTGTTGAAGACTTACAATGGCAAATCAATCCAGCATCACAGGTAGGTGGCAATAGCGGAAATGTATCCAATGGTGGCGGTGGTGGATTCCTTCGATCCAGGACCGTAAACAATACCGATAATTGTTATTTAGGTAAAGTTGATCATTTCTATGGACTAGCCATAACGGCTTATATCAGCTACGGTGGCATGAAATTCGTAATGATCCACGGAAACTCAGCCAACAACAGTGTAGTAATTGACGATAATAACATAAAGTCATTTTATCAAGAGGTGCACGAACTATACGTAAAGACACTGATGAACCCGTTTTATAAAATTACAGACCCTATTACGAGCCCGGCATTCGATTCGAGGGTAAGGACATTGGCGCGTAAACACCTTTCTAAATAG
- the RCF3 gene encoding Rcf3p (similar to Saccharomyces cerevisiae YBR255C-A; ancestral locus Anc_7.178), giving the protein MGAVFRADKQLLKFQTNYYREEQKRREKILDEAAERGLFLEDENLNSSRSTT; this is encoded by the coding sequence ATGGGTGCTGTTTTCAGAGCTGATAAGCAGTTACTCAAATTTCAGACTAATTACTATCGAGAGGAAcagaagagaagagaaaagatttTGGATGAGGCTGCAGAAAGAGGCTTGTTTCTGGAAGACGAGAATTTGAACTCTTCTCGATCAACCACATGA
- the SHG1 gene encoding Shg1p (similar to Saccharomyces cerevisiae SHG1 (YBR258C); ancestral locus Anc_1.345) translates to MAYDEEDCRRLSDKYKKEGHFDKLKRDILSNPWDGTEEHSEPFEQMLRERVANTVKEMVKQDEELISKNRGLTSALIESQLVKDNYSKLNSKNDKSNDDGAKKFELDVYIHSKLQDPKLLEMIKRQLQETLVSSEGEANGHT, encoded by the coding sequence ATGGCgtatgatgaagaagattgCAGAAGATTATCagacaaatataaaaaagaaggtcATTTTGACAAGCTGAAAAGAGATATATTGTCCAATCCTTGGGACGGTACAGAAGAGCATAGTGAACCATTTGAGCAAATGCTTCGGGAAAGGGTTGCCAATACAGTGAAAGAAATGGTTAAgcaagatgaagaattgaTATCCAAAAATCGAGGGCTAACGAGTGCTCTTATTGAATCACAGTTAGTTAAAGACAATTACTCGAAACTAAATAGTAAAAATGATAAGAGTAATGACGACGGTGCGAAGAAGTTTGAATTGGACGTCTATATACACTCTAAGTTACAGGACCCGAAATTACTGGAAATGATCAAGAGACAACTTCAGGAAACGTTGGTTTCTTCTGAAGGGGAAGCAAATGGACATACGTAA
- the ARO4 gene encoding 3-deoxy-7-phosphoheptulonate synthase ARO4 (similar to Saccharomyces cerevisiae ARO4 (YBR249C); ancestral locus Anc_6.168): MSESPMFGANGMAKVNEGAEEDVRILGYDPLASPALLQVQIPATPTSLETAKRGRREAIDIITGKDDRVLVIVGPCSIHDLGAAQEYALRLKKLADELKGDLSVIMRAYLEKPRTTVGWKGLINDPDVNNTFNINKGLQSARQLFVNLTNIGLPIGSEMLDTISPQYLADLVSFGAIGARTTESQLHRELASGLSFPVGFKNGTDGTLNVAVDACQAAAHSHHFMGVTKHGVAAITTTKGNEHCFVILRGGKKGTNYDAKSVAEAKAQLPAGSNGLMIDYSHGNSNKDFRNQPKVNDVVCEQIANGENAIIGVMIESNINEGNQAIPAEGKAGLKYGVSITDACISWETTEDVLRKLAAAVRQRREVNKK; this comes from the coding sequence ATGAGCGAATCTCCAATGTTCGGTGCTAACGGAATGGCAAAAGTCAACGAAGGtgcagaagaagatgtCAGAATTTTAGGTTACGACCCATTAGCTTCTCCAGCTCTCCTTCAAGTGCAAATCCCAGCAACACCAACTTCTTTAGAAACTGCCAAGAGGGGTAGAAGGGAAGCTATAGACATCATTACCGGTAAGGACGACAGAGTTCTTGTCATTGTTGGCCCTTGTTCCATTCACGATCTAGGTGCTGCTCAGGAATACGCTTTgagattgaagaaattggcCGATGAATTAAAGGGTGATTTGTCCGTCATTATGAGAGCATACTTGGAAAAGCCAAGAACAACTGTCGGCTGGAAAGGTCTAATTAATGACCCTGATGTCAACAACACTTTCAACATCAACAAGGGTCTGCAATCTGCTAGACAATTGTTCGTCAACTTGACAAATATTGGTTTGCCAATCGGATCTGAAATGCTAGATACCATTTCTCCTCAGTACTTGGCTGATTTGGTCTCTTTCGGTGCTATTGGTGCCAGAACCACCGAATCTCAATTGCATAGAGAATTGGCCTCTGGTTTATCTTTCCCAGTTGGTTTCAAGAACGGTACAGATGGTACTTTAAATGTTGCTGTGGATGCTTGTCAAGCCGCTGCtcattctcatcatttCATGGGTGTTACCAAGCACGGTGTCGCTGCTATCACCACTACCAAGGGTAACGAGCACTGTTTTGTCATTTTAAGAGGTGGTAAGAAGGGTACCAACTACGATGCTAAATCTGTTGCTGAAGCCAAGGCTCAATTGCCAGCTGGCTCTAACGGTTTGATGATTGATTACTCTCACGGTAACTCCAATAAGGACTTCAGAAACCAACCAAAGGTTAATGATGTCGTCTGTGAGCAAATTGCCAACGGTGAAAACGCCATTATCGGTGTCATGATCGAATCCAACATTAATGAAGGTAACCAAGCCATTCCTGCTGAAGGTAAGGCTGGCCTGAAGTACGGTGTTTCCATCACTGATGCTTGTATAAGTTGGGAAACTACTGAAGATGTGTTGAGGAAGTTGGCTGCTGCCGTCAgacaaagaagagaagttAACAAGAAATAG
- the MTC4 gene encoding Mtc4p (similar to Saccharomyces cerevisiae MTC4 (YBR255W); ancestral locus Anc_7.177), translated as MTHSSEHHHKAEQEQNGRGNRTTEAVNPQKMKLVTKLLIDNKFGLMDDLNFSRPLTASSEGVPISTKTSELGTEYLKNQQENSVSPVPTIPRSTRIKADRVRIYLDYYYSILERCISIDSSQNHHEGVEGVYNPLQVIRNRKLKKKHHELATREFYTTKHPIIAIKQFSTKPNKKMPWFVDINEKYMDLTWRTSHWEELVDPQGKLWFQSYSSSTESSGSTSSRQRHSHHIRHRSRLRHHSRIRTTNSVHSKTQSLTPKRVLTDEEDKSNHNKTNTVMKIKTTPEARISNNKRSDLNLSHIHLEVPITNMITNTSSDQGSLILEVKGSGHGSGRRGSSNTSGSGGNRNSKHYRSKSASSSENEKSRMTGLEKIISKTSKGWSRSPKKNMPALEKQVLLTPAISNGASSRRSSNNESSISTNSSKSSMGVTFGNTESYKTPVDNGKDAITRQSLLSDVPVHTLRGKNSTNSLREESKQVFDSDQELPSGVGSIHEGVHRENTTSHDSEPVKMVSDSLQVDEQLQKYWHDTRYIMSTVAMMQHRRETHDIVKRREIVRRNEIEITEDADTNIRKTADALSEYDNELNKVLKLGNDWTSKLLNDYSIRVETLISSSDRILSDINTTLTLKLKMFQENTERYVTVKVMRAQKMTKTIYRLLEFGIVLILWTIWLFFSVLKSVRFTICLALKIIKAFLW; from the coding sequence ATGACTCATTCAAGTGAGCACCACCATAAGGCTGAACAGGAACAGAATGGAAGAGGAAATAGGACAACGGAGGCAGTAAATCCCcaaaagatgaaattgGTTACCAAACTACTCATTGATAATAAGTTTGGACTGATGGACGACTTAAATTTCAGTAGACCATTAACAGCTTCTTCTGAAGGTGTACCAATATCCACAAAGACATCAGAATTGGGTACTGAATACCTCAAGaatcaacaagaaaattcagTGAGCCCGGTACCTACTATACCAAGAAGTACAAGGATAAAAGCAGACAGGGTGAGAATATACTTGGACTATTATTATAGTATATTAGAACGTTGCATTTCAATCGATAGCTCCCAGAATCACCATGAAGGTGTTGAAGGAGTGTACAACCCATTGCAAGTAATTAGAAATCGcaaattaaagaagaagcaccATGAATTGGCCACCAGAGAATTTTACACTACGAAACATCCCATCATTGCCATCAAACAGTTTTCTACAAAGCCCAATAAGAAAATGCCGTGGTTTGTGGATATAAACGAGAAGTATATGGATTTGACCTGGAGGACTTCGCATTGGGAAGAATTAGTGGATCCTCAAGGCAAGCTTTGGTTCCAGTCTTACAGCTCTTCCACAGAATCCAGTGGATCCACATCATCGCGCCAACGTCACAGTCATCATATTCGTCATAGAAGTCGCTTAAGACACCACTCTAGAATCCGCACAACTAATTCAGTACATTCAAAAACTCAATCATTAACACCGAAAAGGGTTTTAaccgatgaagaagacaagAGTAACCATAACAAAACTAATACCGTAATGAAGATTAAAACCACTCCAGAAGCCCGGATTTCAAATAACAAGAGATCCGATCTAAATTTAAGTCATATTCATTTAGAAGTACCAATAACTAATATGATTACCAATACTTCATCAGATCAAGGATCATTAATACTCGAAGTTAAGGGCAGTGGTCATGGAAGTGGTCGTCGTGGAAGTAGCAACACTAGTGGAAGTGGTGGTAATAGAAATTCTAAACATTATCGCTCGAAATCAGCGAGCTCTTCGGAAAATGAGAAATCAAGAATGACTGgccttgaaaaaataattagTAAAACATCGAAAGGATGGTCAAGATcacccaaaaaaaatatgccTGCCCTTGAAAAGCAGGTTCTTCTGACACCTGCTATTAGCAATGGAGCCTCCAGTAGAAGAAGCAGTAATAACGAATCAAGTATCAGTACAAACAGCAGTAAAAGTAGCATGGGAGTTACTTTCGGAAATACGGAAAGTTACAAAACACCAGTCGATAATGGCAAAGATGCTATTACACGGCAAAGTTTACTAAGTGACGTGCCGGTTCATACCTTAAGGGGGAAAAACAGTACCAATTCATTACGAGAAGAAAGTAAACAAGTTTTTGACAGTGACCAGGAACTACCGAGTGGAGTTGGCAGCATTCATGAAGGCGTGCACAGGGAAAATACCACAAGCCATGATAGCGAACCCGTGAAGATGGTAAGCGATTCCTTACAGGTGGACGAACAGTTGCAAAAATACTGGCATGATACCAGGTATATTATGAGCACTGTGGCTATGATGCAGCATAGAAGAGAGACACATGATATAgtcaaaagaagagaaattgtACGTAGAAATGAAATTGAGATCACCGAGGATGCAGACACAAATATTAGGAAGACTGCAGATGCATTGAGCGAatatgataatgaattgaataaagttttgaagCTAGGTAATGATTGGACATCAAAGCTTTTAAACGATTATTCAATTCGTGTAGAAACATTGATTTCATCGAGTGACAGAATCCTTAGTGATATAAATACAACTTTGACATTAAAGTTAAAAATGTTTCAAGAGAATACAGAAAGGTATGTTACAGTGAAAGTGATGAGAGCCCAAAAGATGACTAAAACCATATATCGACTTCTGGAATTTGGCATTGTTTTAATACTCTGGACGATTTGGCTTTTCTTCAGTGTCTTGAAAAGCGTTCGATTCACCATTTGTTTAGCCTTAAAAATCATCAAGGCATTTTTATGGTAA
- the DUT1 gene encoding bifunctional dITP/dUTP diphosphatase (similar to Saccharomyces cerevisiae DUT1 (YBR252W); ancestral locus Anc_7.173) yields MTTTSDKVLKVQLRSASATVPTKGSATAAGYDIYASQDIIIPAMGQGMVSTDISFTVPVGTYGRIAPRSGLAVKNGIQTGAGVVDRDYTGEVKVVLFNHSQRDFTIKKGDRVAQLILEKIVDDAQIVVVDSLEESARGAGGFGSTGN; encoded by the coding sequence ATGACTACCACAAGTGATAAAGTGTTGAAGGTTCAGTTGCGTTCAGCAAGCGCAACTGTACCAACCAAGGGTTCTGCCACCGCCGCAGGATACGACATTTACGCATCCCAGGATATTATCATTCCAGCAATGGGTCAAGGTATGGTTTCCACCGATATATCGTTTACTGTGCCCGTCGGTACCTATGGTCGTATTGCGCCAAGATCAGGCCTAGCAGTGAAAAACGGTATTCAAACTGGTGCTGGTGTTGTCGACAGAGATTACACTGGTGAAGTTAAGGTTGTCTTATTCAATCACTCGCAGAGAGATTTTACCATCAAGAAAGGTGACCGCGTAGCCCAATTAATtctagaaaaaattgtcgACGACGCTCAAATTGTTGTTGTAGACTCGCTAGAAGAAAGTGCGAGAGGGGCTGGTGGCTTTGGTAGCACTGGTAACTAG
- the SRB6 gene encoding Srb6p (similar to Saccharomyces cerevisiae SRB6 (YBR253W); ancestral locus Anc_7.174), with the protein MSNQALYEKLEQTRTILSVKLAELINMTTIADRNDDDEDSFAQENSELAIATTSVMMVNNQTMQLIKNVQDLLSLTRSIKEKWLLNQIPVMEHSESARFDEKQVENLLDKCIEEFVAEQTT; encoded by the coding sequence ATGAGCAACCAGGCACTTTATGAAAAACTCGAACAAACAAGAACGATCCTGTCAGTAAAACTGGCAGAATTGATAAATATGACTACGATAGCTGATAGGAATGATGACGACGAAGATTCATTTGCACAAGAGAACTCCGAGCTCGCAATAGCCACGACCAGTGTGATGATGGTAAATAATCAAACCATGCAATTGATCAAAAACGTGCAAGACTTGTTGAGCCTGACTAGATCcattaaagaaaagtgGTTACTGAACCAAATACCTGTTATGGAGCATTCAGAGAGTGCTCGCTTTGACGAGAAACAGGTAGAAAATTTATTGGATAAGTGTATAGAAGAGTTTGTAGCGGAACAAACCACATAA
- the SPO23 gene encoding Spo23p (similar to Saccharomyces cerevisiae SPO23 (YBR250W); ancestral locus Anc_6.169), whose product MLFSTSSSSLNSEVSQVLSENIPSRSSTLTRNSTQSQINEDVRSKNFTDQLPKKLIQLKKLKNGGTTIKRAKEDLEYCYDSLRLYENPYVTTSIDKKCGYSIDMCLENKYKTLMFSDLQLNTDYPLYYDSSLNHLSTNNERENVTPLQIKGKIRINIDRDDQVLLITSQTISLKCFTKEYACFIDSGAGENSKINKIIKELNHTEFFESSTYPKQQLKVTHHSLCDKKILLTKGTYDYPFTFTLQSNTFPATFSSFFGKTHFRIESSTSIMRIPSRPKNFLKFLKNESITDKIILTEEIRVKRVLPSTCMLKFEMFQLRSYNTASDVVVSVIGNSKLIEIGTPFQMILSISKTDSTIELQEASLSVAQRMAIPSIDSKTKKILQEPYIKKSEYLLRTVESQSFDSDKTIFGFCFDDVVIPNYVDGLPSWFKTFYCEPSSFYPNYAALKVTHLLLFKINYSRNEMVEGIEVRKNYRITVNFPILVGDSDISTSSLLPKYEMFENISDLQDEPPLYSVVTGGSGC is encoded by the coding sequence atGTTGTTTTCgacttcatcttcttcacttAATTCCGAAGTTTCCCAAGTACTCTCGGAAAACATACCAAGTAGATCTAGTACACTAACTAGAAATTCTACGCAAAGCCAAATTAACGAAGACGTGCGTAGTAAAAACTTTACCGATCAattaccaaaaaaattaattcagttgaagaaactaaaaaatgGCGGTACCACAATCAAGAGAGCAAAAGAGGACCTTGAATACTGTTACGATTCACTAAGGCTGTACGAAAACCCTTATGTAACAACATCTATAGATAAGAAATGTGGTTACAGCATTGACATGTGTCTGGAAAATAAGTATAAAACTTTGATGTTCTCGGATTTGCAGTTAAACACCGACTATCCTTTGTATTACGATTCTTCATTGAATcatttatcaacaaataatGAGAGAGAAAATGTGACACCTCTTCAAATAAAGGGAAAAATTAGAATAAATATTGACAGAGATGACCAGGTACTTCTAATTACATCacaaacaatttctttaaagtGTTTTACCAAGGAATATGCATGTTTTATTGATTCAGGGGCAGGAGAAAACTCTAAAATtaacaaaataatcaaagaaCTTAATCACACAGAGttttttgaatcttctACCTACCCAAAGCAGCAGTTAAAAGTCACTCATCATTCATTATGTGACAAGAAAATTCTGCTGACAAAAGGAACGTATGATTACCCATTTACTTTTACCCTTCAATCAAACACTTTCCCCGCTACTTTCTCTTCCTTCTTTGGAAAGACACATTTCCGAATAGAAAGCTCAACTTCAATAATGAGGATACCAAGTAGACCCAAAAACTTTctcaagtttttgaagaatgaaaGTATCACTGATAAAATCATTCTAACAGAAGAGATTAGAGTTAAGAGAGTACTTCCCTCAACATGTATGCTCAAATTCGAAATGTTTCAATTAAGATCATACAACACAGCAAGTGATGTAGTAGTTTCTGTCATTGGAAATTCCAAACTAATTGAAATCGGCACGCCTTTCCAAATGATCTTGTCAATTTCGAAGACAGATTCGACGATTGAATTACAAGAAGCCTCATTATCAGTTGCACAAAGAATGGCAATACCGAGCATTGATTCGAAGAccaagaaaatattacaGGAACCGTacatcaaaaaatctgaGTATTTATTAAGGACCGTCGAGAGCCAAAGTTTTGATTCGGACAAAACTATATTCGGGTTTTGCTTTGATGATGTCGTTATTCCAAACTATGTTGATGGTTTGCCAAGCTGGTTTAAGACATTCTATTGTGAGCCAAGCTCATTTTATCCTAATTATGCTGCTCTTAAAGTGACTCATTTACTTTTGTTCAAAATAAATTATAGCAGGAACGAGATGGTAGAAGGAATTGAAgtgagaaaaaattatcgTATTACAGTTAATTTTCCTATTTTGGTCGGCGATAGTGATATTTCAACTAGCTCTTTGCTACCTAAGTATGAGATGTTCGAAAATATTAGTGATTTACAAGATGAACCTCCGCTCTATTCGGTGGTAACAGGGGGAAGTGGCTGCTGA
- the MRPS5 gene encoding mitochondrial 37S ribosomal protein uS5m (similar to Saccharomyces cerevisiae MRPS5 (YBR251W); ancestral locus Anc_7.170) — translation MFKRQFSTSIRYLQHYDESLLSRYYPESLLKSIKLAQQTIPQDTKFKVSRNVEFAPPYLDDFTKIHPFWDYKPGMPHLHAQEGDNNFTTFRWDQVQQPLPDGGSILPPGVSLPNDSGRKSKSADVAAGLHKQTGVDPDYITRKLIMKPLVMKRVSNQTGKGKIASFYALVVVGDKNGMVGLGEGKSREEMSKAIFKAHWDAVRNLKEIPRYENRTIYGDIDFRYHGVKLHLRSAKPGFGLRVNHVIFEICECAGIKDLSGKVYKSRNDMNIAKGTIEAFTKAQKTLDEVALGRGKKLVDVRKVYYSS, via the coding sequence ATGTTCAAAAGACAATTCTCGACAAGTATTCGTTATTTACAACATTACGATGAGTCACTACTATCAAGATACTATCCTGAAAGTCTGCTAAAGTCCATAAAACTCGCTCAACAAACAATACCCCAAGATACAAAATTTAAAGTGTCCCGTAACGTAGAATTTGCACCCCCATATTTGGACGATTTTACCAAGATACATCCTTTCTGGGATTATAAACCAGGCATGCCCCATCTCCATGCCCAAGAAGGAGACAATAACTTCACCACCTTTAGATGGGACCAAGTACAACAACCACTTCCGGATGGAGGTAGTATTCTTCCTCCGGGTGTCAGTCTACCCAACGATAGCGGCCGGAAATCAAAGAGTGCCGATGTAGCTGCCGGACTGCATAAGCAAACAGGAGTGGATCCGGACTATATAACTAGAAAGTTAATTATGAAGCCGCTAGTAATGAAAAGAGTGTCGAACCAGACTGGTAAGGGTAAAATTGCATCCTTTTATGCCTTAGTTGTCGTTGGTGACAAAAACGGTATGGTTGGTTTAGGAGAGGGTAAATCTCGTGAGGAAATGTCCAAGGCCATCTTCAAGGCTCATTGGGATGCAGTAAGGAACCTCAAAGAAATTCCTAGGTACGAAAACAGAACCATTTATGGTGATATAGATTTTAGATACCATGGGGTGAAGTTACATTTAAGAAGTGCAAAACCAGGGTTTGGATTGCGTGTAAATCATGTGATTTTCGAGATTTGCGAGTGTGCAGGTATCAAAGATTTAAGTGGAAAAGTATACAAATCCAGAAACGATATGAACATAGCCAAGGGCACCATCGAGGCTTTCACAAAAGCACAAAAGACACTGGATGAGGTTGCTCTAGGTAGAGGCAAAAAGCTTGTTGATGTCAGAAAAGTCTACTATTCAAGCTGA
- the POP4 gene encoding RNase P/RNase MRP complex subunit (similar to Saccharomyces cerevisiae POP4 (YBR257W); ancestral locus Anc_1.346) has translation MDRTQTFVKEYLFTKCLEDAEKPIDENRFQDTLLLLPTDGGLTSRLQRQRKKSKLNLGNLQKTSQSEATNEEPERRNYQRINKNSKVALREYINSCKKSTEKCLKLAHENKISEKANLLHYIEEKHPTIYESLPQYDSFVPMYKELWVNYIRELLNITKNLKAFNGSSALLKLSMADYNGALLRVTNSKNKTLVGIQGIVVWDSQKLFIMIVKGHLVDQIKCIPKKGTVFQFEIPISDDCDSALRYSILGDRFKYRSVDRAGRKFKSRRCDDMLYYIQN, from the coding sequence ATGGATAGAACTCAGACGTTTGTTAAAGAATACCTCTTTACGAAATGCCTGGAAGATGCTGAAAAACCCATCGATGAAAACAGATTTCAGGATACGCTGTTGTTATTGCCAACTGATGGCGGATTAACTTCTAGGCTTCAGAGGcaacgaaaaaaatcaaagttGAACCTTGGTAATCTGCAAAAGACTTCTCAGTCAGAAGCTACAAACGAAGAGCCAGAGAGGAGAAATTACCAGAGAATTAACAAAAATTCGAAAGTCGCCTTGAGAGAGTATATTAATTCTTGCAAAAAGAGTACGGAAAAATGTCTGAAACTAGCACATGAGAATAAAATTTCTGAGAAGGCAAATCTTTTGCACTACATAGAAGAGAAGCATCCAACGATATATGAATCACTTCCACAGTACGATAGTTTTGTACCGATGTACAAGGAACTATGGGTCAATTATATTAGAGAACTCTTGAATATAACAAAGAACTTGAAAGCGTTTAATGGATCATCTGCGTTATTGAAATTGTCTATGGCTGACTATAATGGAGCACTGCTACGTGTTACAAATAGCAAAAACAAGACTCTAGTGGGTATTCAGGGCATTGTTGTTTGGGACTCTCAGAAACTTTTCATAATGATCGTTAAGGGCCATCTAGTGGACCAGATAAAGTGCATACCAAAAAAAGGTACAGTATTTCAATTTGAAATACCAATATCCGATGACTGTGACTCTGCATTGAGGTACAGTATACTAGGTGATAGGTTCAAATACAGAAGTGTTGATCGTGCTGgtagaaaattcaaaagtcGCCGTTGCGATGATATGCTATAttatatacagaattag